In Zingiber officinale cultivar Zhangliang chromosome 9B, Zo_v1.1, whole genome shotgun sequence, the genomic window CCTGctatccttctcttcctcctctcccacGTCTTCATTGTTTGGGCATGACGACCGGAGAGGCGGTGGCGACTCCGAAGCGGAGCCTGGCGTCCTCGGACCGCCTTCGGCACGTGGATTCAATGGCTCAGCTTCCCTACGGTGCTGGTCGGATCTCCCATCTCAACGCCGTCATACTCGGGGAGTCCCTGGAATCCGAGGAGAATGACCTCGTCTTCCCCTCCCACGAGTTCTCCAGCCAGGCCCTCGTCTCCTCTCCTGAACAGGTGCGCTTCCCCTCtccttcagaaaaaaaaaaaaaccacctTGTGCCGAGCTTGATTGGCAATGCTCGGTTCACGAGCTCAAAGATTCCTCTTTTTAAGGAAGATTCAGTAAGCATGTCTCGTCCTTTTGGGCTGAAAGATGTAGACATTGCGATATTTTCTACTTTTCAAGTATCTTAATTTCTGCGGCTCATTTGCGCTTTCGGTGACTCTTGCATCATCGATTACGCGAAACTCTAGTATCGGAAAATGTACGAGAGGTCCATCGAGGATCCTGCCGGATTCTGGTCGGAGATCGCTTCCCAGTTCTACTGGAAGGAGAAGTGGGATCTGGAAGTCTACAGCGAGAACATCGACGTGAGGAAGGGAAGTATCAAGTTTGAGGTGAGTTTTCTGACATTCAAACTTCTTTGGCTGAAGATTATGAGCGGTGGAAGATGTTGAGTTGGTTCGGCATTGTTGCTGACCACAGTGGTTCAAAGGAGCCAGTACAAACATAAGTTACAATGCTTTGGATCGGAACATTGAGGCGGGGAACGGTGGCAAAGTTGCTATCTACTGGGAAGGGAATGAACCGGATGATGATGGGCAGTTGACCTATTTGGAGCTGTTGGAGAGGGTTTGCCAGGTATGTCATTAATTGTTTCCAAGTCTGATTTTGTCAACCATGAAAATTTTCATGTTAACTTCGTCATGTGTTCTTTTCATAGCTTGCCAATTACTTGAAACATGTTGGTGTGCGGAAAGGAGATGCAGTCATTATTTACCTCCCTATGCTAATGGAGTTGCCAATTGCAATGTTAGCATGTGCTCGTATTGGAGCAGTTCACTCAGTAAGTTGATGAAGTATTTTTCTCTTTTTCAAATTTATAGACTTGAGATTAGTTTTAGCAAACAATTGGCTGCAACCTCTGCTCAGGTGGTGTTTGCTGGCTTCTCCTCTGAGTCACTTTCTCAAAGGATTATTGACTGCAAACCTAAATTAGTAATCACCTGCAATGCCGTGAAGAGAGGTTCCAAGGCGATTCATCTGAAAGATATCGTTGACAGTGCCCTCAGAGAATCTGCAAAAAATGGGGTTACAGTTGGTATGTTGTTCATTGGATTGAAAGTTTTTAACATGTTATGGAGTGCTACATGGCTATGAAGATAGTATTCAATTGCATACTTTTGAGTGCCTTTCAtaccttgttgacatgcatttaTCTTTTAAATCTGTCTTTGttaatttattcaaatttttaatgAATAGACGAGTTCATGTTGGTTATGATTTATATGAGTGTTTCATGTTTGATTCCCCAACTATTTCAGCTTCTAGCTTTCAAAAAGAATATGCAAGTATATGTGGCTGTTCTATTTCATAACACATATTGGACCCTCATATGTGGTtagtaaaataatatttaagaaaaatatatgaTAAACTATATTAATCAGTATATCCAATTCAAAATCATAGATGAAAGATATGATATCATACAATTAAAAACactttaaataaatattaatcaaCAATGTAGAATAGCTTTTATACTAGTAATATGAATATAACTTATATCTAAAATGGTTATCATTTGGAAAATAAGCATTTAAGTTAATGTTTACAAGATACAACCTAGCAAATAGAATGCCTTATGGTTTCAAATTAAGTTGGTTCACACTAAAAGAGTTCAAATGAACCAAATGTGAGTTATTTCAACTGCATATATGTGTTGCATATGCAATATGCAGTCGCTATGTAGTCCCCTTTCAAATGTGCCTATGCTGCCACATATTTGGTTCAGACAGAagctttttttaaaatcatgaaaacAATGCTTTTTAATGTTgtttataccaaatggatgttcaGAGAATAGAAATATATAGATTcatatgaaaattcaattgtctTTATAGAATAGACAATGACATTTTCTCCTTCAATACAGTCAAACATTTCTCTCACATGCAGTTTTGTTTATTAGTCAGTGTTTGTTCTCAACAGTCAGCATCATTTACCTTTGAATTTTGTCTTTGTTATTgatgagttttcttcttcttgtcctTTGCACTTTGGCTCAAGCAGATCTGTGTTTGACTGTTGAGAATAAATCAGCTATGAAGAGAGGAGATACCAAATGGAAGCAAGGGAGAGATATCTGGTGGCAGGTTAGATCAATAGCCTATTTTGGACTTGCGTATTTCACTGTAACCTTTGAGATAGTTGCTACCCAGATTCTTAGCTACATCTTATACTTAACAATTAGTACAAATGATATGATTCTTTTACTTTACATTGGTAACTTCAGGATGTTGTCCCTCATTTTCCAACAAAATGTGATGTCGAATGGGTTGATGCAGAAGATCCACTATTTCTGTTGTACACAAGTGGTAGCACTGGGAAACCAAAGGTACAAAAATAAAATGTTGTTTTAACTGTCTTCAGCATTCTTTTGAATCAATGTTCAAGGCTAATCCCTTAATTTACAGGGTGTTTTACATACAACTGGTGGATATATGGTATATACTGCTACAACATTCAAGTATGCATTTGACTACAAACCATCAGATATATATTGGTAAGTATGCTGCTCTCTTGTGATTATGGATTATTCCACAGTACATTGTTGAAGCATTTCTGGTGAAT contains:
- the LOC122025199 gene encoding acetyl-coenzyme A synthetase, chloroplastic/glyoxysomal-like; protein product: MTTGEAVATPKRSLASSDRLRHVDSMAQLPYGAGRISHLNAVILGESLESEENDLVFPSHEFSSQALVSSPEQYRKMYERSIEDPAGFWSEIASQFYWKEKWDLEVYSENIDVRKGSIKFEWFKGASTNISYNALDRNIEAGNGGKVAIYWEGNEPDDDGQLTYLELLERVCQLANYLKHVGVRKGDAVIIYLPMLMELPIAMLACARIGAVHSVVFAGFSSESLSQRIIDCKPKLVITCNAVKRGSKAIHLKDIVDSALRESAKNGVTVDLCLTVENKSAMKRGDTKWKQGRDIWWQDVVPHFPTKCDVEWVDAEDPLFLLYTSGSTGKPKGVLHTTGGYMVYTATTFKYAFDYKPSDIYWCTADCGWITGHSYITYGPLLNGATVVVFEGAPNYPDCGRCWDIVDKYKVTIFYTAPTLVRSLMREGDEYVTRHDRKSIRVLASVGEPINPSAWRWFYNVVGNSRCPISDTWWQTETGGLMITPLPGAWPQKPGSATFPFFGVQPVIVDEKGNEIEGECSGYLCIKKSWPGAFRTLYGDHERYQTTYFKPFAGYYFTGDGCSRDKDGYFWLTGRVDDVINVSGHRIGTVEVESALVSHPQCAEAAVVGIEHEIKGQGIYAFVTLVEGVPFSEEIRKSLILSVRNQIGAFAAPDKIHWAPALPKTRSGKIMRRILRKIASRQLDELGDTSTLADPSVVDQLIALADF